A portion of the Juglans microcarpa x Juglans regia isolate MS1-56 chromosome 1D, Jm3101_v1.0, whole genome shotgun sequence genome contains these proteins:
- the LOC121239150 gene encoding BTB/POZ domain-containing protein At3g56230 isoform X2 produces MMINSELIVNQIPTLGDVSRWMSDKKDMENAIKEEQSFLRAGFFTALRDQIHTDIQLKPANNGLSIPAHRAILAIRSQIFKNMLDSDVCKAPPLDAITLPELSYEELECLLEFLYIGSLPTDKVNKHVNSLSLAADKYEIPYLSKFCERHMLGSLSPSNALDVLEISDVCSYISLKETALKFIVKNMDEIAFEARFEEFAIKNPHLCVQITRASLMGAKKV; encoded by the exons ATGATGATCAATTCGGAACTGATTGTCAACCAAATTCCT ACACTCGGAGATGTTTCACGATGGATGTCGGATAAGAAGGACATGGAAAATGCGATAAAAGAGGAGCAAAGTTTTCTTAGGGCGGGCTTCTTCACTGCGCTTAGAGATCAAATTCACACCGATATTCAACTCAAGCCTGCCAATAATGGGCTTTCCATACCCGCTCATAGAGCCATACtg GCAATAAGATCACAAATCTTTAAGAACATGCTAGACTCGGATGTATGCAAAGCCCCACCACTGGACGCCATAACATTGCCCGAGTTGAGCTATGAAGAGCTGGAGTGCCTTCTGGAGTTCCTCTATATTGGGAGCTTGCCCACCGACAAAGTCAACAAGCATGTCAACTCATTGTCACTAGCAGCCGACAAGTACGAAATCCCATACTTATCCAAGTTTTGTGAGCGTCACATGCTTGGCTCTTTGAGTCCATCCAATGCTCTTGATGTTTTAGAGATCTCAGATGTTTGTTCCTACATATCTCTAAAGGAGACAGCTTTGAAATTCATCGTCAAAAACATGGACGAGATAGCCTTCGAGGCTAGATTTGAAGAATTTGCAATCAAGAACCCACATCTCTGTGTACAGATAACAAGGGCTTCGTTGATGGGAGCCAAAAAAGTTTAG
- the LOC121239150 gene encoding BTB/POZ domain-containing protein At3g56230 isoform X1: protein MDCSICTSMPVILRSPRNTICGACYEGARAIIDLVNNHLHSHDDQFGTDCQPNSCKTLGDVSRWMSDKKDMENAIKEEQSFLRAGFFTALRDQIHTDIQLKPANNGLSIPAHRAILAIRSQIFKNMLDSDVCKAPPLDAITLPELSYEELECLLEFLYIGSLPTDKVNKHVNSLSLAADKYEIPYLSKFCERHMLGSLSPSNALDVLEISDVCSYISLKETALKFIVKNMDEIAFEARFEEFAIKNPHLCVQITRASLMGAKKV from the exons ATGGACTGCTCTATATGTACATCAATGCCCGTTATATTAAGGTCTCCGAGGAATACAATATGCGGGGCTTGCTATGAGGGAGCTAGGGCCATAATCGACCTGGTGAACAACCACCTTCATAGTCATGATGATCAATTCGGAACTGATTGTCAACCAAATTCCTGTAAg ACACTCGGAGATGTTTCACGATGGATGTCGGATAAGAAGGACATGGAAAATGCGATAAAAGAGGAGCAAAGTTTTCTTAGGGCGGGCTTCTTCACTGCGCTTAGAGATCAAATTCACACCGATATTCAACTCAAGCCTGCCAATAATGGGCTTTCCATACCCGCTCATAGAGCCATACtg GCAATAAGATCACAAATCTTTAAGAACATGCTAGACTCGGATGTATGCAAAGCCCCACCACTGGACGCCATAACATTGCCCGAGTTGAGCTATGAAGAGCTGGAGTGCCTTCTGGAGTTCCTCTATATTGGGAGCTTGCCCACCGACAAAGTCAACAAGCATGTCAACTCATTGTCACTAGCAGCCGACAAGTACGAAATCCCATACTTATCCAAGTTTTGTGAGCGTCACATGCTTGGCTCTTTGAGTCCATCCAATGCTCTTGATGTTTTAGAGATCTCAGATGTTTGTTCCTACATATCTCTAAAGGAGACAGCTTTGAAATTCATCGTCAAAAACATGGACGAGATAGCCTTCGAGGCTAGATTTGAAGAATTTGCAATCAAGAACCCACATCTCTGTGTACAGATAACAAGGGCTTCGTTGATGGGAGCCAAAAAAGTTTAG